The genome window ATCTGTTCCGCACGCTGCACGCGCTGGGTTCGACCATGCGCGACCTGGGCGCCAAGGTCGACATGCCCGCCAGCATGGCCACGCTGGAATACAGCCTGCAGGTTTAGCCCCCCCTACGCGCTTCGCGCGCCCCCCAGGGGGCGATGCGGGTGGACCGGCGGAGCCGGATCCACCGCATCCTGGGTCTGCGTGGGATATCTCGGTGCGAAGCACCGCTTACTTGCTTTGATCCAGGGCACCGCGGATCCGGCTTTGCCGGTCCGCCAGTGCCGCCCCCTGGGGGGCGCCCGAAGGGCGTAGGGGGGATCAACTACTCAGGCACTGTTTCATGAAGGCTTTGCGGTCGTCGCCTTTTTTGCCGGTGGCTTCCTTGTTGCAGGCGGTCATTTTTTCCTGCTGGGTCATCTTCTTGGCGGACAGGCATTCTTTCATGAAGGCCTTGCGGTCGTCGCCCTTGCGGTCGCCGGCGTCCTTGTTGCAGGTGGTCATCTTGTTCTGCTGGGTGTTTTCGGCGGCCAGGGCGGGGCCGGTCAGGGCCAGGAACAGGGCGGCCAGGGACACTGCTAGCGTTTTTTTCATCGTGAACTCCGAACCTTGGTTTGCTGGGACTCCGGTCGCCCACGGCTGACTGCCGGGCGGCAGCCCATTATCGTGCTCGACCGGGGAAATGCCTAGCCCCTGTTCCGCTTGGTCACCTCGACCCGGCCCAGATCGCCGTCGACCCGGACCCAGTCTCCCGTCTCGATCACCGACAGGGGGTCGACGTCGAAGTCGGTGACCGACGGCGCGTGCGTGACCACGGCGCCGAGCGCGATCTTGGTCGTCATCTCGTTGAACAGCATCGCCGCGGGCGCCATGCCGGAGATGCGGGCGATGTGGAACTGGCCGGACCAGCCCGACGATCCCTTCGCCCCGGGAAACACCAGCACCTTGCCGGCGAAGCTGATTCCGCGCAGTTCGTGGCGGGTCTCGATGACGGTGCCGGTGCGGGGGTCGATGCCGCCCCACCCCGAGATCCGGTCACGCGTGACCAGCGCCTCGCCCTCGGCGCGTCCACCCACGATGCCCCGGCCTTGCAGCACGATGACCTCGGAAACGGCCGTGGAA of Pigmentiphaga sp. H8 contains these proteins:
- a CDS encoding aconitase X swivel domain-containing protein; the encoded protein is MSGQDRSTAVSEVIVLQGRGIVGGRAEGEALVTRDRISGWGGIDPRTGTVIETRHELRGISFAGKVLVFPGAKGSSGWSGQFHIARISGMAPAAMLFNEMTTKIALGAVVTHAPSVTDFDVDPLSVIETGDWVRVDGDLGRVEVTKRNRG
- a CDS encoding PsiF family protein, producing MKKTLAVSLAALFLALTGPALAAENTQQNKMTTCNKDAGDRKGDDRKAFMKECLSAKKMTQQEKMTACNKEATGKKGDDRKAFMKQCLSS